TTATTTACACTGATTTCATTGAAGAGGAACATCAGGGCATCCCATAGAGTTTGATCAGGATAGAAGAGGTGTAAAAAGGAGGAGAATCGGCCCCTCCTGGATGCATGTTAAGGCTGTGTAGACGGTGCTGGTGATGGATGGGGATTTCCCCCTTTAGTTGTGAGGTCAGGGCAGCTCATTGATAGTTCTCCTGAACTTCCTGTGGAAGATCCCATAAAATGCTGGTTTCTGTCTGGCTTGGTTTTAGTTCTAGCAGTAAATTTTGAGTGAAGTAACTTTGAGTGAAGTGTTTAATTCATCTGCACCTAaatactgattaaaaaatataattttaatgcaGGCAGGAAAACCACATCTGAGCTCGGCTGTTAAATGGCATGATCTCACTTTGTTCATTAAAGTAACTGTCCACATCCCCTTGAAGGGGATGGGAAAGATTTATTCTTCTAAAGTTTATTCTTTCAGCAACGAGATGATTCAGAGTGATTTTCTTGAGGCTGCATGTGCTGTGTTAGTGAGGCAGAGCTGTCCTGTCAGCAATGTGCCTGGTGTCAGAGTGATCCCTGTCCTACAGGAAGGTATGCAACCTAgtcagggtttgtttttttttttctttcccagttgtgtgtggttttttgtgttttttttttttccctttttttcttttggcagatGTCCTTGAGCATTTGAGACGGATGTGAGAGAGTTTTTAGTCTTCATGCAAAACAACCAACTAAACATAACAGATTACATCAGCTCAGGCTTTTCAATTCCTGGATGGCAGCAGAGTGCTAATCCAACCTTCATCCTGGATTTCATAAACTGAAACAACggaggctggcaggagcagcgcTGCCGGATTGAGGAAGCTGACGACGGTGCAGCATGTGGGCAACACACTGTATAAAGCTCATAAACTTGTAGGCTGATGTGTGCAGCTACCACTTTGGATTCTGTACCGCTGTTTCCCTCGGCACAAGGCACCAGCAGGCTGAGCATTAAAGCCTGCTCTTTGGGACGGAGCATTTACCCTTGCAAGACATGAAGGGCTTCCTGTTTCTCACACTCCTCCTGATGCCCGTGCACGCTGGAACTGCTTGGAGTGCGAAATACGCAGTAGATTGTCCCGAGCCCTGTGACAGTAACGCATGCAAAAGTACCTTGCGCTGTAAGCGAACAGTGCTGGATGACTGTGGCTGTTGCAGAGTGtgtgcagctgctctgggggagACTTGCTATCGTACGGTCTCGGGTATGGATGGTGTCAAGTGTGGTCCTGGGCTGAAGTGCCAGTTTTACACTGAGGAGGATGACTTTGGTGATGAATTTGGTATCTGCAAAGGTAATAATATTCACTTTGCATGCACCCACTGTGGCAATTTGGCAGCAAGCAACCTATGTATAGAGCTTGCCTCCTGCTTGAAAGGTCTAAAATGGGATTTTTCCAGCTCAGCCCTTAGCCaggaagaaagttaaaaataccTGCTGGTATTAAAAGGTGTTACATGTAGGAGGGACAGGGTTATTAATGTGAGAATATTGTTCAGACTTGGGGACGTGTGTGAGGAAATACGAATGGAGTGTGCTCGGAGGTGAAAGTTTTGATTGGGACATGGGAGACCCAGGTGCTAGTCCTGATCCTTCTACTGATTTAGTGGGTGGGTTTCTATAAATTGCAAAGACTTTAATCCTGCAAGTCCATCCTTGTCATGGGGTCCCTGCCTCTGCCATGCTCTCCCTGGGGTGAAGTTCCTGTGGGCACTGCCAGTTGCCTGCCCAGGGACCAGGTGCTCTTTCTGGGGTCTGGGAGATGGAGGTAACAGCACTGCCCAGTGCCTGGGGATGTTGTGGTGTTTAATTCAGTCCTGCTTTTGAGGTGCTCAGCTACTCTGGGGATGTGGCCAGGGGAGGCAGAGATGCTCCTGCCTGAAAGATGGGAATAACAGAACAGGAGCTGACTGTGAGATGAACAGCCAGCCACTGCTCTCATCTTATTCCAGGTATGCTGCATTGATTTCTTTAGTCACAGACTATAatggcatttttcatttaagaccTATCCTCACTTcatgcaaaaaggaaaatctttaaaAGGACAGGAGGTATTAAATTACTAAGAAGTAGgatcaaagttatttttaaatgaataatttttaaaataggctTTGCAAAGCATGAATGCAGTGAGTTTTCCCCTGTGTTCACGTACCACTCCAGAAAGCAGGTATAGATATGCCTTTGAACAACCTTAAAAGTGGAGATGTCTTGGCAGTTAAATATCAAGCGTATTAATAGCCTTAGTTAAAGTAATGACTTAGGATCAGATGCTGCAAAAATCATTCAGGCTGAGTCACATACAGcacacatttatttacattggcatttaaaaacaaaatcatgtgCCTATTTGAGGGTGAAACCCAAAATAATACTTTCATTTATAAAGACTAGAATTTATGCATAAAGTTCATATCCTTGATACACTCATCAGAAGAGTATTTTACAGACATTGTTGACTGATcttcagtttattaaaaattactgcagtGCAAGATACCACCTATAATTTTTTAACAGCTCCTTTGAATGATTATATACTTTTCACTGTCCTCACAGGAATTTCTTTGTAATACACactttaaatgggaaaaaagaaacattggGAATATGAGGTCTGAATTCCTGTAGCTGAATCTTGGAAGCTCTGTAGAAAATGtaaagtaaatttattttttttttccccagggagTCTGTGGAAAAAATCTTGTTGATTTAAATAAAGCTGTATCTTGACTTAGAGTTGTAAACTGGTATTTAAGGCTTATATTCCCCATATATTTATTTGCACTAAATATTATAGGTGtaatttctaattctttttcttttttcatctcaGATCTGAGACATTATAATCTCTCTCTATATGTATGTGAATTTTATCAGGCAAATTATGGGGCCAAATGTTGTTATCTTATATATCAATTTATAGCTATGATACCAGACCACTCactcattttaataattttcatgtttgtaaTAATTCAGAGTCAGAATGGATAAATTCTGTCTGGTAGCTGGCGACTGATTTACTTTGAAGTTGtggaaaaattacttgaattctttgttcttcagtttctgATTTCTAAAGTTGGTAAAACATGGACAGTATATGTTTCAGAGTAATTTTCTGGGTACTTTTAGTATTATAAGATTGCATCATATTGTTGTCAACAGCAATGTCATTATTGTCCAAAACAGACTAGGGAAGACTAGCGCTCTGCACTTTTATCAGTAAATACCCTCTAAACTTGAGGTATAACTGTCACAGCAGAGAACCTGCTCCTGCTTCCCCTAGATCTCTGGGAGCTATTTGCAATTTATTTAGGAGCAGGCTCCTGCTAAACAAAACCTTCTAACAGCAATATTGATTTAGATGTCAATTTCATCAAATCTGAAGAGCAGCGTCAATGCCGGGATTACTCCACACAGAGCCAAGTGCTTGGCGCTCAGACCTGTTTCTATGCTGTTGTGCACAGCTTTGCATCCCACCTCTTGGGCTGAGCGACTTGAGCACCTGCAGCGGGCAGATTAATGCTCCTTGTGCTGTGTGCTCTCAGCTTGTCCCTCAGGGAGGATTGTGCACacaaaaactgttttgctttagcaggattttgtttttgtgttaTGTGGACAAACAGCAGATCAAAGAGTATCCTTGCTTGGGAAGGGGAGTATGGTGAAGCTCAATGAGGTCCTCCAGGCTGGAGGGATTCACTGTGCATTCCCTAGTGGGGAAGTCATTGATTTTccaatgctttttatttataaaaatataccCATTGGACATGCATATAATTGTAAAATGTTGGTTTCTTGTTGAGGTATTAGCCTGATTCTCAGATAACCTAGGCAAAACTAAATATCTGCACTGATTCAAGAGGAGACTGGAAAAACTGAGAAGGATAACCCTGGTGTGGGGTGTTGTATGCACATAAATATGTCTGGCTCAGGAGGTTCCAGCGCTGAAAATGGTGAGCATATAAGGGGGCAAGTATCATTTCTGCTTACCATGCTCATCTTCCTTAAGTGTTTTGTGGGAGCCTGGGCTGGCTGGATCCTTGGTCCAGTCCTGAACGGTCCTTAATCTGCCCCTAGGAGTTGAATTGGAAAGCCTCCAGGACTTGCTGTTTAAGGTGACCATGTACCCTCGGTTGGCAAAGACAGCCTGAGCGTAAAGACCTTTCTCCTGGGACATCCCAAACTTCCCTTGGGATGGTCTCTTTGGGGGTTTGGAAAGGGGATGTTGGAtctggattttccttttctccatctcCTCAGGTATGGCCCTGGAAAGTTATACTTTTCAACAGCAAGGCAGATGAAAACAAGGGCTGTGACCACAGGTTTAAACCTCTGGGAAGTTATGCAATCCAGCATGTGATACATGTCGGCTATGGGATGGGGCAAATCCTCTGCACCTGACTCTGcacctgacttttttttttttttttttaaatatttggtcACATTCTGACAGCTGCCCTCAAGTTCTCCTTTACCAGCTTGCTCAGGAATGGGAGATTCAATGTGGGGCAGTATGTGATCAGATGCAGTATAATCAGGCAGCAGCCGAAGTCCAGTGATCCCTTCAAAGCATACTCATTCTGTAGGCTGGAGATGTAGGTGAGCTTTTTGGTGTCTGCAATGGGAAGGCAGACCTTTACTGTCTGAGAAGTTTTTGGATAGGGGGAGGTTCTTTGGAAAGAGACAGGAGTGTTGCCAGATGGAGGGTGTGTTTGCTGGATAGCTCCTCAGGATCGGGGCTGCAGCCTCCACCAAGCCTATGTGCAGTGGCCCAGACCACAAGCAGTCCAGCACCAGCAATAACCAGCTCTAAATCATGACAGACATGTAAGCCAGATAGTATCATGCCCAAATAGTGAATTCAGGAACTTTCTGAAGTCTTCTTTTATAAATCTAAAACTACATCTTCTAGGTTTACATACTTACATATTCATATTGcctttaatttgcattttagtACTAGGAGTTTTCAGAGTATTACTGTTAGGACATTGTAAATAAgttataagaaaagaaattatgtatATGATGTGTGTCAAGGTTTGTTAGAACTGGAAAATACTTGTAACAAGTATTGTTACATGTTACACCGGCATACTGAAATCCTGTAGTTAATCTTTAGCTGACCTCCACTCAAAGGTTTTCCACTTTTAAGGATATAAACAGACCAGCTATTAAGAGTGCTGGCAGCTGACCTGGATCGCTGAGGTCTGCTATgctgtattactttttttttttcagaatgtccCTATGGTACCTATGGAATGGAATGCAGGAAAACCTGCAACTGTCCCTCTGGCATCTGTGACAGAGTAACCGGCAAGTGTTTGAAGTTCCCATTTTTTCAACTGTCTGCTTCAAAGCCTCCAAATCGACGAAAAATAGTTTCACACACAGGTAAGACTTCGTGGGGCACTTGATTTTGGCAGAAATCACCTTGTACATGATCTAGTATCATGCTGCGCATGCTGTGTGTGAGTGATGTGTGCCTTGGTTGAGCTGTGCAAATAGCTAACAGCACAAggtatgtttgtttttcttactggCAGCTCCTTTAACACAAGGCAAGAAATTAGGTGAGCTGTGACACAcggtaaaaacatttttaaatcctaAAATGGGTGAAATACTTCTCAGCTTTTGCATGCGCTAGCAGTACAATGTCACCTGTGCAATGGGAGGCTATGCTAAGATTTTCATTAGTCAGTTCTGATGCAATGCATGTAGCTGCTTTGTGTAGAATAAGATTTCACTAGGTTGCATTTACTGTTGGCTGATATATggtaaaaataacatcttttttccatgaaaacagaGCTTTATACGTTTTCAGGTGTCAATGAATtgttttatgaaatgttttattgtaGGCATTTATCACAGTATCTCTGGAGTGAGTTCTTACCTTTAAGATCATGTAACagatctttctttctgtttgaaagtACACAGATCGAAGTGTGTAACAGATctttcctaaattaaaaaaaaataaaataaggtgCATGAGAAACTGGAGTGGTTTTGAGGCAAGAAGGAGAGAACATTGAAGTTTctaaagctgaaattaaaatttctttcccttttattctCTACCTGATGTTACTGAGGTATATTTGACTGAACagtgtttaaatttaaacacaaataaatacaaatttaaagattttaaataaatatgagaGGTTTAATCCTAGACCTACTGGGAGCTTTTCTAGGATTTAATCCAAAagtctttgaattttatttctcctccaAATGCAATTCATGTGccttattttggttttctcctgctgtaTTAACCTATCTAAGTTTGCTTCCTTAATACATGATTTAtctttgctctgctctctgtTTAGAGAAAGTTACACAGAAGCAAACTTCGTCAGCTTATGCTCATACCACATTTAAAATGatcttgaaaaaaacctttgtgaAATGGGTTAGTCCTGatcctttcatatttttctacATGATTGTGCAATTTGCCTTTCTAGGTAATGGTGCTgaaataacatggaaaaaatgctcctgtcttgcttttttctgtatctAGCCTATAGTCCAATTACCAAGTAGCAACCTTTCATTagttccttctttcctttcctctcccttcttgCTTTTGGTCCCAAACCTTCTTGCTGCCTTAATACTTAGCAGATTGTCTGATCCCAGCCAGGATGAGATCCTGATCCCATAGGAACAAATGGTACTTTTGACTTGTGCAAAGGTTTTGCACTGATTCTTGCCCTCAGAATTCCATCACTGGAAGTAGACCAGGGACACTGTACGTAGTACTGCATGTAATGATCACACAGGGTTTCATTTAATAGTGGTCTTCAGAGGTAACTCTAGCATCTAGGACAGATCCTCAGTGAATTAGTACAGCAGTGTatgattctgcattttaaacagGCGAGTTTCTGGCctgtatgttttataaaaacactATGGCTACGTATACCTTAGTAAACTTAATGGTGCCAGGGGTGTTCCTGTGTGTTGCACTTTGACCACCTTCACAGTagggcagcagccagcataCTTTCTCCAAGCCTAGCCAGTCATACCACATGGCCTCACCCATAGCTCAGGAATCAGTGTCAGCCAGGAACTGAAAAATTGGATAAATTTTAAGAGAGTTTAGTGTTATGCACCAGGCTGTTCCATGGCAGCTGTCCTCAGTCAGAAGACAGAATTGTAGTATCACCTAGGTTAGCAAAGACCCTCAAAATCATCGAGTCTAACCACCAGCCCAGAACTGCCAGGTCCACAaccaaaccatgtccccaagtgccacatctacatgtcttttaaataactccagggatggtgactcagctgCTCacctgggcagcttgttccaatgactgaccaccctcttggtgaagaaatttttcctaatacccaatctaaacctcccctggtgcaacttgaggccatttgctcttgtcctattgcttgttactagggagaagagaccaacacccacctcattacagcctcctgtcaggtagttgtagagaatGGTCAGATCCCGCCCTCAGACTCCTTTCCTCCAGGccaaacacccccagttccctcagctgctcctcataaaaCTTGTGCTCCAGAACCTTCACCATTTTtgttgcccgtctctggacacactccagcacccCAACGTCCCCCTTGCAGTGAAGGCaccaacctgaacacaggggtCGAGGGGCAGCCTcgccagtgcccagggcagggggacagcactgccctggccctgctgttTCCcacaccagccaggatgctggtggcctccttggccacctgggcacacggggggctcatgcccagctggcCACCGACCAggccccccaggccctttccccccaggcagttcccagccccctgcccccagcccgcagcgctgcgggggctggtgtgacccacgggcaggacccggcactgagcctggttgaacctcacacaactggcctgggcccatcgctccagcctgcccagacccccctgcagagcctcctgccctcccgcagatcaacgctccccccagctgggggtcacctgcaaacttactgagggggCACTCAATCCCTTTGTCCAGACCATCAATAAAGACATGGAACAGGACTGGATCCAATACTGAGCCCGGGACACCACCGCTTGCaaccagctgccagctgcatTTAACTCTGTCCAGCACAACTCTTTGAGCATGGCCGTCCAGCCAGTTTGTTACCCAGGAAAGAGCACACCCATCCAGGCCATGAGCCACCAGTCCATCCAGGGGAATGCTTGGGAAATTGTGTCAAAGGCTGTACTAAATTCTAGGTAAACAAATTCCAGGCATATTTACTTTACTGCTATAGCTATTGAGGATATGCTGCTTGGTCCCATGTCACAATGGAGTGTTACTGTGAGAAGTGGAAATTGAACTCAAATCACCTGCCTTATGCTTAAACTATTAGAAAGCACATCTGGCTTATGCCATAATTTGGCAGAAGTTTTGCAACTAGGTAATTGGAAGCATTCAGAGAAATTCCTGCAAGGTTTTTCAGCtaagatttttctgaagtattcCCAAAATCAGGGACATTGCTGcaggacaattttttttattctctcattTTCATGAAATCTACCTTTGTTTTTGTATATTTTCAGAGAACGACATGGCATCAGGGGATGGCAATTCTGTAAAAGAGGAACTTGTTAAGGAAAAAGCTATTCGCTCTCCGGTAATGAAATGGCTAAATCCTCGCTGATACTTAATTACACTTATAAGACTTTCAAGTGAATGCATTTGTCACAGATTATTGAATATGCAACAACACACTTTAAGAACAAAAGTAGATCTGTAacatatgaaaatgtaacctCTGAAGGCCAATTGTGATTCTGTTTTTCATGAGCAAAATGTTTACTGAAAAATAGACTGTACAGTGTTTATGATTTTTGATACTTGTTTTGATAAGTATTTGAGCAGAGAAATGTATTGTGGATTCCTGAATGTATGGTAATATTAGAAAACCAATATGATTCAGCCCTCCTCATTTAAATAATGCCAGAGGCTGACTCTTGCAGCCTGAGGCTGGGAAAGCTCTCACTGAATTCAGCGTACAGTTTGGGTGAGTGAAACTACTGGTGTGGAGCCAACATGAAAGAAACGCACAGCAACAAATCCCAGGATAGAAAGCAATAATCCTGAATCGCAAGAAGAAGAATAATGTAGGAGTACAACAGTGTGAATTAAATAAGCCAATTTTAGTTATTAGTAACTTTCTGTTTTTTGGAAGTTTGGTGACCATTCTTCAGAGATAAATACACCTTTCTTCAGTGAGAAAACACCCAGCTTTTCAGTTTATATATTGTGAATAACTTAGCCAAGACACTGCAGACATCATATATGGTAATGAAGTAGACTTCAAAAGTTAAATACCGtacaaagaaacagcagcttatGAAACTATACAGACTCGTAGAGGGCGACCTGAAATGAAAGCTGCCTagcattatttaaatatatgtttctATAAAGCAGCTACTTTGGTGCCATTAAGGTGATGTCTGCATTTCTTGGAGAAGAGGGGATAAAAAGTCAGAGGCCAGCAAACGGACCTTTgtactttccattttctttgctagctgcagcccagctgtgaCTCACAGGGAGTTTATCTGGCCCACTGTAGGGAAGACTTGGACCCTCAGTGAGTGGTAGTGCAGCCGCAGCCTACAGTATGTTGGTACCCAGTCCTTTGCTTCTTACTGCACAAGCAAGAAGTCCCATTAGAGCTAGGAGAATAACTTATATACATTACAGTGGCAGTCCCTCATTCAGTCCAGACTGGATGGTATACTTGTAACATAAAAATCTGCACTGAGATGGATTTGCCAATATGTCTGGAAACAACTGGATCCTCAGATAATGGAAATTGATGTAGCTGTGTCAGGGTGAACCTGGATTGCATCTGTTTAGGAACTGCCTCGTAATGCAGAGCACTCTCATTGCAAATGTGGTTTGAATTTagtatttcctttgaaatcaaTGTGAGCTTTGACAGTGACTTCAGTGAAAGAAGGAGCACACAGCGTTGCAGCCAAAGTATGCAGGATCTGAAAGCATACTTTAAAAACTACAAACAACACAAACTCCAACACCTTTACGAAGTCCAAATCGTGATCCAAAGCCAGCGTTGGTGGAAGCAGGTTGCTGTCACCTGGGAAACTAGCACTGAATCGTGCTGCTCTAGAACAAGAGGATGACGATAGCAGTAGACATACAAATGTCAGTATGACAGGGCAGGCTCTTTTGATACGATAATTGGAGACAAGTAAACATGAATCTCAAACTAGCATATACCACATTTTAACCTGTATTTGAATGTTTGGGTCTGAGAGGCAGCAATATTATCTTGGGATATTTACAAGCAAGCATACTGATTCTCATCTACTGACatcaaaagtgatttttttcttgatttcagtGAGAGCAGGATCAAACCCATGGTCCTTCAGCAGACTGAAGAGAATTATTTAAAGAATGtagtaaatatttacatacattaTTACTATTCTGCAATAAGTGTCATAAATGACATGACGAGTTCTTGAATGTAAATCTAATAAGCTGGttggttttaaaaagtatatgattattattattcaatAAAAACACAACTGAAAGTATCACTGTCTATTGTGTCTATCCGTTAATGACAGAGTAAGATGGCTGGTGATGGCATAGCCATGGTGCATGCAGGCTAGTCACAGTTTTGCTGCCAAATCCATGGAAACAGGTCACAATGGTTGCAGCTATTTAAATGAATTTGCAGGGCACCATTCTTCATTGCTGAAGGTGAGTGGTGGCCTGTGTTCAGAATGGCTTGTGGCCATAACTTTCAATCATATTCACCTCCAAAATGAGGTGAATGAATCCAGGTTGCATGTGGGGGACAGCCCATCCCTGGCCAATCCCAGAGCAGGAAGGCTTTGGGAGTCCTCTTGCTGGCCTGACCACCACCATGCCAGGGACAATTTAGCCCTGGTGCAGTGACTGCAGCTCCTTGGCACTGTTTGATTTACCATAAAGGAGTCACCTGTGGATCCACACTTGGCAagtcagaagaaacaaaaaggagtGACTGCAAACTttttggggatattttttctgttttccatcaaatttataaaatgcttttgcatttcctcAGGCTATTGCATGGCAGCTGTCCTCAGTCATaaaacagaatcatagaatcatagtaTCATCTAGGTTGGGAAAGACCATCAAAATCATCAACCAGCCCAGAACTGCCAGGTCCACAaccaaaccatgtccccaagtgccacatctacatgtcttttaaataactccagggatggtgactcagctgCTCacctgggcagcttgttccaatgactgaccacccttttggtgaagaaatttttcctaatacccaatctaaaccaaccctggtgcaacttgaggccatttgctcttgtcctattgcttgttactagggagaagagaccaacacccacctcattacaacctcctgtcaggtagttgtagagaatGGTCAGGTCCCGCCCTCAGACTCCTTTCCTCCAGGccaaacacccccagttccctcagccactcctcataagacctgtgctccagacccttcaccagtttCGTTgccatctctggacacgctgcagcccctctgcgtccccctggcagtgaggggcccaacctgaacacaggggtcgaggggcggcctcgccagtgcccagggcagggggacagcactgccctggccctgctggccacgctgttcccggcaccagccaggatgctgctggcctccttggccacctgggcacacggggggctcatgcccagccggctgccgaccagcccccccaggccctttccccccaggcagttcccagccccctgcccccagcccgcagcgctgcgggggctggtgtgacccacgggcaggacctggcactgagcctggttgaacctcacacaactggcctgggcccatcgctccagcctgcccagacccccctgcagagcctcctgccctcccgcagatcaacgctccccccagctgggggtcacctgcaaacttactgagggggCACTCAATCCCTTTGTCC
This region of Falco naumanni isolate bFalNau1 chromosome Z, bFalNau1.pat, whole genome shotgun sequence genomic DNA includes:
- the ESM1 gene encoding endothelial cell-specific molecule 1 codes for the protein MKGFLFLTLLLMPVHAGTAWSAKYAVDCPEPCDSNACKSTLRCKRTVLDDCGCCRVCAAALGETCYRTVSGMDGVKCGPGLKCQFYTEEDDFGDEFGICKECPYGTYGMECRKTCNCPSGICDRVTGKCLKFPFFQLSASKPPNRRKIVSHTENDMASGDGNSVKEELVKEKAIRSPVMKWLNPR